A window from Phycisphaerae bacterium encodes these proteins:
- a CDS encoding DUF1559 domain-containing protein: MSRRTASSANPKFEIRNPKSFTLIELLVVVAIIAVLVSILLPALAAAREQSRAVACMSNLRQVGVATQSYLYENSDWFPAGGMTGNANLWKVLLSKYLAATAKKLNSPWMGDNWTPVYACPSVPGPTGSYGYHQNDYKIAYHGSQGSNYGIAGYSGAMPVSERLASIQRPLGLVAWVADGEPTSSDSFIYIQWLPEYPVFYRHISTRHRGETNILWVDWHVAPVYPTPRDFFIW; this comes from the coding sequence ATGAGCCGCCGAACTGCCTCTTCCGCAAATCCGAAATTCGAAATCCGAAATCCGAAATCGTTTACGTTGATCGAGCTGTTGGTGGTGGTGGCGATCATCGCCGTGCTGGTCTCGATCCTGCTGCCGGCCCTCGCGGCGGCGCGGGAGCAGTCGCGGGCGGTGGCGTGCATGAGCAATCTGCGGCAGGTGGGCGTGGCCACGCAGAGCTATCTGTACGAGAATTCCGACTGGTTCCCAGCGGGCGGAATGACGGGAAACGCCAATCTCTGGAAGGTGCTGCTCTCGAAGTACCTGGCGGCGACGGCCAAGAAGCTCAACAGCCCGTGGATGGGCGATAACTGGACGCCGGTGTACGCGTGCCCGTCGGTGCCGGGTCCGACTGGGAGCTATGGGTATCATCAGAACGACTACAAGATCGCCTATCACGGCAGTCAAGGTTCGAACTACGGCATCGCGGGCTATTCGGGCGCGATGCCGGTGTCCGAACGGCTGGCGTCGATCCAGCGTCCGCTGGGTCTGGTGGCGTGGGTGGCCGACGGCGAACCGACCTCATCGGACTCGTTTATTTACATCCAGTGGCTGCCGGAGTACCCGGTGTTCTACCGGCACATTTCGACGCGGCATCGCGGCGAAACGAACATACTGTGGGTCGATTGGCACGTGGCGCCGGTGTATCCGACGCCGCGAGATTTCTTCATCTGGTAG
- a CDS encoding MarC family protein — MHWTFAINFFVALLAIVNPLSKIPVWFQAADFEQRKVRWTLALLIIATGTAILLIFLLGGQPMLDAFGIDLPSFRIGGGIVILIVGINMLYGRLIFIDPETQDKEGSAYQQAKVRFREVVVPLSIPMIAGPGSISTVIIYGSNAQTWLDQAMLVVGLGVVMFITLLTLLFAHPIYQMLGETIPRVLTRVYGLILAAVAAQLITEGLSEVFPAWTHVAG; from the coding sequence ATGCATTGGACCTTTGCCATCAACTTCTTTGTCGCGCTGCTGGCGATCGTCAATCCGCTCAGCAAGATCCCGGTCTGGTTCCAAGCCGCCGACTTTGAGCAGCGCAAGGTCCGCTGGACGCTTGCCCTGCTGATCATCGCGACCGGAACCGCCATTCTGCTGATCTTTCTTCTGGGCGGTCAGCCGATGTTGGACGCGTTCGGCATCGACCTGCCCAGTTTTCGCATCGGCGGCGGCATCGTCATCCTGATCGTCGGGATCAATATGCTCTACGGCCGGCTCATCTTCATCGATCCCGAGACGCAGGACAAGGAGGGCTCCGCCTACCAGCAGGCCAAGGTCCGTTTCCGCGAGGTGGTGGTTCCGCTGTCGATTCCCATGATCGCCGGGCCCGGTTCGATTTCCACCGTCATCATCTACGGTTCCAACGCCCAGACGTGGCTCGACCAGGCGATGCTCGTCGTCGGTCTCGGCGTCGTCATGTTCATAACGCTCCTGACCCTGCTGTTCGCCCATCCGATCTATCAGATGCTCGGCGAGACGATTCCACGGGTGCTCACCCGGGTCTACGGCCTGATCCTGGCCGCGGTCGCCGCCCAGTTGATTACCGAGGGGCTCTCCGAGGTCTTCCCCGCCTGGACCCACGTCGCCGGATGA
- a CDS encoding methionine--tRNA ligase yields the protein MKDAVSFDDFVRLDIRIGRIVSAEKVEGADKLIRLRVDLGDHTRQIVAGMAEFFSPSHLEGKLVPVLVNLAPRTFRGLASEGMILAADVAGCPILLHPESDVPPGSIVR from the coding sequence GTGAAAGACGCCGTTTCGTTCGATGATTTCGTCAGGCTGGACATCCGGATCGGCCGGATCGTCTCGGCTGAGAAGGTCGAGGGCGCCGACAAGCTCATCCGGCTGCGGGTCGATCTGGGAGATCACACGCGGCAGATCGTGGCCGGGATGGCCGAGTTCTTTTCGCCCTCGCACCTGGAGGGCAAGCTCGTGCCGGTGCTGGTGAACCTGGCCCCCAGAACGTTTCGCGGCCTGGCCTCGGAGGGCATGATCCTGGCCGCCGACGTGGCCGGCTGCCCGATCCTGCTGCATCCGGAATCCGACGTGCCCCCCGGCAGCATCGTCCGCTGA
- a CDS encoding 3-ketoacyl-ACP reductase produces the protein MTDKPVALVTGGSRGIGCGIAEMLGSIGYRVAVNYRRSADEARQLVDRIVAAGGEAAAFQADIGLDADRQRLVEELRSRFGRIDLLVNNAGQAPSVRADILEASQESFDRLIETNLKGPYFLTQAVANWMLELKGRIGSYRPKIVFVTSISAEAASINRGDYCISKAGLSMAARLFAVRLAAEDIGVFEIRPGIIETDMTAGVKDKYNALIADGLVPQQRWGTPRDIAQAIRAIAQDLLPFSTGAVINVDGGLTLPRL, from the coding sequence GTGACTGACAAACCCGTGGCCTTGGTGACCGGCGGGTCTCGCGGCATCGGCTGCGGCATCGCCGAGATGCTCGGTTCGATCGGTTACCGCGTCGCCGTCAATTACCGTCGCTCAGCCGACGAGGCGAGGCAACTGGTCGATCGGATCGTCGCCGCCGGCGGCGAGGCGGCTGCGTTCCAAGCCGACATCGGTCTGGACGCGGACCGGCAACGGCTGGTCGAGGAGCTCCGTTCGCGGTTCGGGCGGATCGACCTGCTGGTCAACAACGCCGGCCAGGCCCCATCGGTGCGGGCTGACATCCTCGAAGCATCGCAGGAGAGCTTCGACCGGCTGATCGAGACGAACCTCAAGGGCCCCTACTTCCTGACCCAGGCGGTGGCGAACTGGATGCTGGAGCTGAAGGGCCGCATCGGCAGCTACCGGCCGAAGATCGTCTTCGTCACGAGCATCTCAGCCGAGGCGGCTTCGATCAACCGCGGCGACTACTGCATCAGCAAAGCGGGCCTTTCGATGGCGGCCCGGCTGTTCGCGGTCCGCCTGGCCGCCGAAGACATCGGCGTCTTTGAGATCCGACCAGGTATCATCGAAACGGACATGACAGCCGGCGTGAAGGACAAATACAACGCCCTGATCGCCGACGGCTTGGTCCCTCAACAGCGATGGGGCACGCCGCGGGACATCGCCCAAGCGATCCGCGCGATCGCTCAGGACCTCCTGCCATTCTCAACCGGCGCCGTGATCAACGTCGACGGCGGCCTGACCCTGCCGCGACTGTAG
- a CDS encoding FAD-binding protein, with protein MNLKVDLAGSASVLVIGAGAAGGNAVVRLAERLRQDGEEDLAKRVLWVSNSFAWGTSRCSGSDKQTYYKLGTSPTAAVAAVEWAATLTRGGCCHHDTALVEAVGSLREFYHLVDLGVPFPHDAFGAFAGYQTDNDPYQSATSAGPLTSRYMSEALEAKAERLGVPRRDGLELVDLERRGDRWVGVFFDLNAARSGETRLVAIDSRFVVVATGGPGMLFATRVYPPGIFSVHGLLLARGAAGVNLSEWQFGLASVRPRWNVSGSYLQAIPRLFSVDEHGAERDFLNDCLPRIERQASLIFLKGYQWPFDVDHLPDASSLVDLAVYREQLAGRRVFLDFRANPRSDAGRFAIEALQPEARDYLQSRSATHETPYERLAAINPPAVEFYREHGVDLRVEPLEIAACAQHNNGGIQVDLDWQSDLPDLYVVGELAGTHGVRRPGGSALNAGQVGAHRAARAIFDRLRQMKDGGSAAIDSQELSGRYSRKLDGKLSGREVIGRVQLAMDRAARVMRERGQVERTLDELSGLYRQARTDGWRGDSAEAARDAFRAENLLLTAIAYLQNILAYLQAGGGSRGSALVRSDQGKPIHEKLTDPDGRPWRYVPENQDLRGCIFATRFDPNHSHFFRTERISVRRCDYQPEPFEKVYMKCLQSRQGQAAVDVDHGAG; from the coding sequence GTGAACTTGAAGGTGGATCTGGCGGGTTCGGCGTCGGTGCTGGTGATCGGGGCCGGCGCGGCTGGCGGGAATGCGGTGGTGCGTCTGGCCGAGCGGCTGCGGCAGGATGGCGAAGAGGATCTTGCCAAGCGGGTGTTGTGGGTCAGCAACAGTTTTGCCTGGGGCACGTCGCGTTGCAGCGGGTCGGACAAGCAGACGTACTACAAGCTGGGCACCTCGCCGACGGCAGCCGTTGCGGCGGTCGAGTGGGCGGCGACGTTGACGCGAGGCGGGTGCTGCCATCACGATACGGCTTTGGTCGAAGCCGTCGGTTCGCTGCGGGAGTTCTATCACCTGGTCGATCTTGGCGTGCCATTTCCGCACGATGCGTTCGGGGCGTTCGCTGGGTACCAGACCGACAACGACCCCTATCAGAGCGCGACGTCGGCCGGTCCGCTGACCAGCCGGTACATGAGCGAAGCGCTGGAGGCCAAGGCCGAGCGGCTCGGTGTGCCTCGGCGCGATGGCCTTGAACTGGTGGACCTGGAGCGCCGTGGCGATCGGTGGGTTGGCGTCTTTTTCGACCTGAACGCCGCCCGCAGCGGCGAGACGAGGCTGGTTGCCATCGACTCGCGGTTCGTCGTCGTGGCCACCGGCGGACCGGGTATGCTGTTTGCCACGCGCGTCTATCCGCCCGGCATCTTCAGCGTTCACGGGCTGCTGCTGGCCCGTGGCGCGGCGGGCGTGAATCTTTCGGAGTGGCAGTTTGGATTGGCGTCGGTCAGGCCGCGATGGAACGTTTCGGGCAGTTACCTCCAGGCGATCCCGCGACTCTTCAGCGTGGACGAGCATGGTGCCGAACGCGATTTCCTCAACGACTGCCTGCCGCGGATCGAGCGCCAGGCGTCGCTGATTTTCCTGAAGGGCTACCAGTGGCCGTTCGACGTGGACCACCTGCCGGACGCCTCGTCGCTGGTGGACCTGGCTGTCTATCGCGAGCAGCTTGCCGGCCGGCGGGTCTTCCTCGATTTCCGAGCCAATCCGCGCAGCGACGCCGGACGCTTCGCCATCGAAGCGCTCCAGCCTGAGGCCCGCGACTATCTCCAGTCGCGAAGCGCGACACACGAGACGCCGTACGAACGGCTGGCGGCGATCAATCCGCCCGCGGTGGAGTTCTACCGCGAGCATGGCGTCGATCTGCGAGTCGAGCCGCTGGAGATCGCCGCCTGCGCCCAGCACAACAACGGCGGCATTCAGGTCGATCTCGACTGGCAAAGCGACCTGCCGGACCTGTACGTGGTGGGCGAGTTGGCGGGCACGCACGGCGTCCGCCGGCCCGGCGGATCGGCCCTCAACGCCGGCCAGGTCGGCGCGCACCGCGCGGCGCGGGCGATCTTCGATAGGCTGCGGCAGATGAAGGACGGCGGATCGGCGGCAATCGATTCGCAGGAGTTGAGTGGCCGCTATAGCCGGAAACTCGACGGCAAGCTTTCGGGCCGGGAAGTGATCGGGCGGGTGCAACTGGCGATGGACCGCGCCGCCCGCGTGATGCGCGAACGGGGGCAGGTCGAGCGGACGCTGGACGAGTTGAGCGGGCTCTACCGCCAGGCCCGGACCGACGGCTGGCGAGGCGACAGCGCCGAAGCGGCCCGCGACGCGTTCCGGGCGGAGAACCTGCTGCTGACCGCCATCGCGTACCTTCAGAACATCCTGGCCTACCTGCAGGCCGGCGGCGGCAGTCGCGGCTCGGCGCTGGTCCGATCCGACCAAGGCAAACCGATCCACGAAAAGCTCACCGATCCCGATGGTCGGCCGTGGCGCTATGTCCCGGAGAACCAGGACCTGCGCGGCTGTATCTTCGCCACCCGCTTCGATCCAAACCACTCTCATTTCTTCCGAACCGAACGGATTTCCGTCCGCCGGTGCGACTACCAGCCTGAGCCATTTGAGAAAGTGTACATGAAGTGCCTACAGTCGCGGCAGGGTCAGGCCGCCGTCGACGTTGATCACGGCGCCGGTTGA
- the yidD gene encoding membrane protein insertion efficiency factor YidD, with translation MDRAVSRLLIGLVRVYKATLSPLLGGQCRFVPTCSDYFVTAVRKYGPWRGALKGLYRILRCNPFCKGGYDEP, from the coding sequence ATGGACCGGGCCGTTTCACGGCTGCTGATCGGACTGGTGCGGGTCTACAAGGCCACCCTGAGCCCGCTTCTGGGCGGCCAGTGCCGGTTCGTGCCCACCTGCAGCGACTATTTCGTGACGGCCGTGCGCAAGTACGGTCCGTGGCGAGGGGCACTCAAGGGGCTTTACCGGATTCTTCGGTGCAACCCGTTCTGCAAGGGCGGCTACGACGAGCCTTAA
- the rnpA gene encoding ribonuclease P protein component, translating into MRIRAEREFAEVYRTGRRVKLGPMVVILQPNRLGHPRLGISAPKRLGGAVVRNRVKRMIREAFRLSQHELGAMDIVCVPRSVPESVDQVARILKDAAARVEK; encoded by the coding sequence ATGCGCATCCGGGCCGAACGGGAGTTCGCCGAGGTCTACCGGACCGGACGGCGGGTCAAGCTCGGGCCGATGGTGGTGATCCTGCAGCCCAACCGTCTGGGTCATCCGCGTCTGGGGATCTCAGCCCCCAAGCGGCTGGGCGGGGCGGTCGTCCGCAATCGGGTCAAGCGGATGATCCGCGAGGCGTTCCGGCTCAGCCAGCACGAGCTGGGCGCGATGGACATCGTCTGTGTGCCGCGGAGCGTGCCGGAGTCCGTGGATCAGGTGGCCCGGATTTTAAAAGACGCCGCCGCACGAGTTGAAAAGTAG
- a CDS encoding ATP-dependent Clp protease adaptor ClpS: MTQEQEKPTAVDEARPQTHTPPPYKVILHNDDVNYMEYVVETIAKLTPLSTEEAVIKALEAHNAGLAVLLVCHKERAELYQEQFQSASLTVTIEPD, from the coding sequence ATGACACAGGAGCAGGAAAAACCGACCGCGGTGGACGAAGCGCGTCCACAGACCCACACGCCCCCTCCCTACAAGGTGATTCTCCACAACGACGACGTCAACTACATGGAGTATGTGGTCGAGACGATCGCCAAACTCACGCCGCTTTCAACCGAAGAGGCGGTCATCAAGGCGCTCGAAGCCCACAACGCCGGCTTGGCCGTGCTGCTGGTCTGTCACAAGGAGCGGGCGGAACTGTACCAGGAGCAGTTCCAGTCGGCCAGCCTGACCGTGACGATCGAACCCGACTGA
- a CDS encoding transketolase yields MDLKTLVHDRAIEIGKLSARMTTKAESGHPSSALSLAHIVSLLMYKHMRYDPKDPWNPASDRLVLSEGHAVPIVYAAYADLAGVVGKSKSAARELVIGDVDTLREIDSVLDGHPNPAEGFPFFDAATGSLGQGLSAGAGLALAARLAKLDKKIYVICGDGESREGQIWEAADFIVDQKITNLCAIVNCNGQGQADYVSPQQSQSTLAAKFKAFGWQVATVDGHNVEQLDEALAEVGKTKTPYVILAATVKGWGTDELKDKSNHGKPLPEDKLEKVYGDLDAMRAKLGVPAEVKSEQFRPAKPQAAQPQFKGATGKLGDPDFDQLLQGDGFLKSWQAKKKIASRRAYGLALRELAKLDDRVVAIDGDVSNSTFANYLTKVFPDRFFEGKIAEQNLISVAAGMAAGGAIPFASSFGKFLVRAYDQIEMALITRANIKIAGSHIGISLAADGPSQMGLVDMTFFRSLSSAKENGKPLAVIFNPSDAVSAYKMVQMAADYPGMVYIRTMRPDTVLLYKPAETFEIGGAKVLDEGSDLTIVATGYMVHVARAALGKLKEQGVKAGLVDAYSFPLQSEPILAAAKASGGKILTLEDNYIGGLASNVAEIAAAVGNIKVKSMFVERVPKSGKSPEDLLAYCGLSVEDVVREAKAAAK; encoded by the coding sequence ATGGACCTCAAGACCCTCGTGCACGATCGTGCAATCGAAATCGGCAAGTTATCGGCGCGGATGACCACCAAGGCCGAATCCGGACACCCCAGTTCGGCTTTGAGCCTGGCCCACATCGTCAGCCTATTGATGTACAAGCACATGCGCTACGATCCGAAGGACCCGTGGAACCCGGCCAGCGACCGCCTGGTGCTCTCCGAGGGCCACGCGGTGCCGATCGTCTACGCCGCCTACGCCGACCTGGCGGGCGTGGTGGGCAAGTCCAAGTCGGCGGCCCGCGAACTGGTGATCGGCGACGTCGATACGCTCCGCGAGATCGACAGCGTCCTGGACGGCCATCCCAACCCCGCTGAGGGGTTCCCCTTCTTCGACGCCGCCACCGGCTCGCTGGGGCAGGGGCTTTCGGCGGGGGCCGGATTGGCTCTGGCCGCCCGGCTGGCCAAGCTCGACAAGAAGATCTACGTGATCTGCGGCGACGGCGAGTCCCGCGAAGGGCAGATCTGGGAGGCCGCCGATTTCATCGTCGATCAGAAGATCACCAACCTCTGCGCCATCGTCAACTGCAACGGCCAGGGCCAGGCCGACTACGTATCACCCCAGCAGTCCCAGTCCACCCTCGCCGCCAAGTTCAAGGCGTTCGGCTGGCAGGTAGCCACGGTGGATGGCCATAACGTCGAACAGCTCGATGAGGCCCTCGCCGAGGTCGGTAAGACCAAGACCCCGTACGTGATCCTGGCTGCGACGGTCAAGGGCTGGGGCACCGACGAGCTCAAGGACAAGTCCAATCACGGCAAGCCCTTGCCGGAAGACAAGTTGGAGAAAGTCTACGGCGATCTGGACGCCATGCGGGCCAAGCTCGGGGTTCCCGCCGAGGTCAAGAGCGAGCAGTTTAGGCCCGCCAAGCCCCAGGCCGCCCAGCCGCAGTTCAAGGGCGCGACCGGCAAGCTGGGCGACCCGGACTTCGACCAGCTCCTCCAGGGCGACGGTTTCCTCAAGAGCTGGCAGGCCAAGAAGAAGATCGCCAGCCGCCGGGCCTACGGTCTGGCCCTTCGCGAACTGGCCAAGCTCGACGACCGCGTGGTGGCCATCGACGGCGACGTGAGCAACTCGACCTTCGCCAACTACCTGACTAAGGTCTTCCCGGACCGCTTCTTCGAGGGCAAGATCGCCGAGCAGAACCTGATTTCGGTGGCGGCGGGTATGGCGGCGGGCGGTGCGATCCCCTTCGCGTCCAGCTTCGGGAAGTTCCTGGTCCGGGCCTACGATCAGATCGAGATGGCGCTGATTACCCGTGCGAACATCAAGATCGCCGGGTCGCACATCGGTATCTCACTGGCCGCTGACGGTCCCAGCCAGATGGGCTTGGTGGACATGACGTTCTTCCGCTCCCTGAGCAGCGCCAAGGAAAACGGCAAGCCGCTGGCGGTGATCTTCAACCCCAGCGACGCGGTCAGCGCCTACAAGATGGTGCAGATGGCCGCTGATTATCCGGGCATGGTCTACATCCGGACGATGCGGCCGGACACCGTGCTGCTCTATAAGCCGGCTGAGACCTTCGAGATCGGCGGAGCCAAGGTGCTCGATGAGGGTTCGGACCTGACCATCGTGGCCACCGGCTATATGGTCCACGTGGCCCGCGCCGCGCTCGGCAAGCTCAAGGAGCAGGGTGTAAAGGCCGGTCTGGTCGATGCTTACAGCTTCCCGCTGCAGTCCGAGCCGATCCTGGCGGCGGCCAAGGCTTCCGGCGGCAAGATCCTGACCCTCGAGGACAACTACATCGGCGGGCTGGCCTCGAACGTGGCGGAGATCGCCGCTGCGGTCGGCAATATCAAGGTCAAGTCGATGTTCGTCGAGCGGGTGCCCAAGTCGGGCAAGAGTCCGGAAGACCTGCTGGCCTACTGCGGCCTGAGCGTCGAGGACGTGGTTCGCGAGGCGAAAGCCGCGGCCAAGTAG
- a CDS encoding DUF3368 domain-containing protein produces MPAVSNTSPILNLAIIGRLSLLRHQFSQIIVPPAVVSELRLDQDLPGVPEVASAFQDKWIRVQDVADRCLVQSLIRDLDEGEAEAIALACQTSAPWVLLDEREGRQAAKSLGLRMTGTVGVLLRAYRERRISSLQKELENLRNMAGFHLSDALFCEVLRRAGENP; encoded by the coding sequence ATGCCGGCGGTGAGTAACACCTCGCCCATCCTGAACCTGGCCATCATCGGACGCCTGTCCCTGCTGCGTCACCAGTTCTCTCAGATCATTGTCCCTCCCGCCGTCGTCTCTGAATTGCGACTGGACCAGGACCTGCCGGGCGTCCCTGAAGTGGCGTCGGCCTTCCAAGACAAGTGGATCCGGGTTCAAGACGTCGCAGACAGATGTCTCGTCCAGTCCCTGATCCGCGATCTGGATGAGGGAGAGGCGGAAGCCATCGCTTTGGCCTGCCAGACATCCGCGCCCTGGGTCCTCCTGGACGAACGAGAAGGACGCCAAGCGGCCAAGTCACTGGGGTTGAGGATGACCGGCACCGTTGGGGTTCTTCTGAGAGCCTATCGGGAGCGGCGTATTTCCTCACTGCAGAAGGAGTTGGAGAACCTGCGGAATATGGCGGGTTTCCATCTTTCCGACGCCCTCTTTTGCGAGGTCCTCCGGCGCGCCGGCGAGAATCCGTAG
- a CDS encoding UPF0175 family protein produces MGIQINIPDRVAQAIRLPEDRIEEELLVELALTLYAHGFLSFGKAREMAGMGKVEFGSLVGKRGISRHYGSEELEDDLTYAGGE; encoded by the coding sequence ATGGGCATTCAGATCAACATCCCGGACAGGGTCGCTCAGGCCATTCGTCTGCCGGAAGACCGGATTGAGGAAGAGCTTCTGGTGGAGCTTGCACTGACTCTCTATGCACATGGCTTTCTGTCCTTCGGCAAGGCAAGGGAGATGGCCGGAATGGGCAAGGTGGAATTCGGCAGCCTTGTGGGCAAACGGGGTATTTCCAGGCACTATGGCTCGGAGGAACTGGAGGACGATCTGACCTATGCCGGCGGTGAGTAA
- a CDS encoding amidohydrolase family protein, giving the protein MIVDCHAHIWEATSQLGRCAEPARTRIYASAGKSAGSHDLQIASAPVDVCFVLGFRSRALGVDIPNKFIADCACQYQDKVMGFGSVDPVHDNVPAEADRIRRQLHLAGFVVSPAGQGFHPTSTDAMKLYDYAADHRMPVIVHQGPPFGTPFCEFSNPVLWSSVCREYRDLRFVFTDMGWPWTDQSLLMAAEYENVYIDLAGLVHRPWVAYDLLVKCYQMGLVHKLLLASDYPAAGAAAAIEAIYSINQLVGSTNFPSIPRQKLRDIVESNTLEKLGLENKWPGHVQKR; this is encoded by the coding sequence ATGATCGTCGATTGTCACGCCCACATCTGGGAGGCCACCAGCCAGCTCGGCCGCTGCGCCGAACCGGCGCGGACCCGGATCTATGCCTCGGCGGGCAAGTCCGCGGGCAGCCATGATTTGCAGATCGCCAGCGCGCCGGTCGACGTGTGTTTCGTGCTGGGCTTTCGCTCGCGGGCGCTGGGCGTCGATATTCCCAACAAGTTCATCGCCGACTGCGCCTGCCAGTACCAGGACAAGGTGATGGGCTTCGGTTCGGTGGACCCGGTGCATGACAATGTGCCCGCCGAAGCCGATCGCATCCGACGCCAGTTGCACCTGGCGGGTTTCGTGGTCAGCCCAGCCGGGCAGGGCTTCCACCCGACCAGCACCGATGCCATGAAGCTCTACGACTACGCCGCCGACCACCGGATGCCCGTGATCGTCCACCAGGGCCCGCCGTTCGGCACGCCGTTCTGTGAGTTTTCCAACCCGGTGCTCTGGTCGAGCGTGTGTCGTGAGTACCGGGACCTGCGGTTCGTGTTCACCGACATGGGATGGCCGTGGACCGACCAGAGCCTGCTGATGGCGGCTGAGTACGAAAACGTGTATATCGATCTGGCCGGACTGGTGCATCGGCCGTGGGTGGCCTACGACCTGCTCGTCAAGTGCTACCAGATGGGCTTGGTTCACAAGCTGCTGCTGGCCAGCGACTACCCAGCCGCCGGAGCGGCCGCCGCCATTGAGGCGATCTACAGCATCAACCAACTGGTGGGCTCGACCAACTTCCCCTCGATCCCCCGCCAGAAGCTTCGCGACATCGTCGAGTCGAACACGTTGGAGAAGCTCGGCTTGGAGAACAAGTGGCCTGGACATGTGCAAAAGAGGTAG